tttgcacGCATTTCCATTTGATGCtataaaaaaactgatataTTCGTTGactatattgtaaaaaattatgcagaTCTCGACTAAAAACCggtttttaacaataaaatttatttcttttatatgtattaatgaatCACTGAGACATGTATATAGGGtaattcgatttttttcttctaaaaacaCGTTCTCCAAATATCTTAATGTCATCGACTTAATCTGCCTCATTAATGTCAGTATTGTAATATAGCTGTGCTATTCTTAACTATCTTAAATTTTGGGATCTGGAATATATGCGTGTGCATCTTTTATATacatagattaaaaaaaaaatatatatatatacactcataTACAGtacttttatcaattattttattttagtgacAAGTAAATTCTCAGTGTAAGTCAATTTCATAAAGCACATTTCTAAGATGTGACAAGATGCAAAGTctctaaaataaaacacttcaGCTACTCTCTTCTCATTTATCTTCGAATAAATCTGCTGGGAGATCGCTTATCGTCGGGAAACTCGCATGCGTGCCGAACTTGAGGACAGATTGCGTGGCCACCACGCACGCTCTTCTGATGCACTCGTCCATCGATAGTTGCGGATGATACGCCTTGAAATATGCGAACGCGCCCAGAAATGCATCTCCGGCACCCTGCATCGCATACGGTTACATTTAAACGGCTCAGGCGGCTTGAATATCATTTGAGTGAATCACTAAGTGAATCAGtgctttaattaattccgGAAATTAACAGGCCGTTGGCCTCGCACGAGATTGTGGACCAATCAATAACATTAACGATTAATCGTTTCAACTGCGGTTTTATAATATGCAGCATTTTCTACTAACAGTTTACAAGTAGGAAGTGCGAGTTGCACAAATAGAAGAATAGAAAGTTACGCGATGTtacttaacaaaaatatacataaaatatcgtaaaacgtTTTTAAACATTAAGTTCTTTTATACTTGGAAATGTTCCTTGAAAAGATGATTTCTATAGCTTTGTTGAAcagagattaatttttaattcgtcGGGAAATCCGCGACTGTGGCAGTTCTTACTTCTTATATGCAATACGTACAGTGGTATCCACTGGCTGGACCTCGGTAGCGGGAATCAGCATCACATTTCTGTTTGCTTTCGACGCGTACACAGCCCCCAGGGGCCCAAGAGTAAGGATAATCGCGTTGCATCCCTTAGCCAGGAGCTTGTCCGCAACTTGTTGTACATTTGATAACTCTACCGGTTGAATGCCCGTCATAATTTCCGCCTACAAAAGCGTAGTGGTGTGTCCTTTGTGCGTCAAacattatattcaattaattcttaCGCGCGTCGTTAGCTTCAATCTCCGTATACCGGGTGTTCCggaagggggaaaaaaaaatctcgtGTTCTCGTTATCTCGTCGGAGATACTAATTGTCCACATACCTCCGTTTCATTAACGCAGAAAATGTCGCACAATTTTAGGATCTCCGGATCTAGATTTTCCACTGCGGGCGCCCCGTTGACAATTGATAGCCCTATCGCATTAcgctttatgtaaaaatatatgtacagcTCAGAGTCGCGTGATATCGCAAGCTGCAGTTAAATGATGTCTAGTTTCTACAGGAAGCGGAAAGTCGTGTGCACAATGTGATGcactttatatataacaagttttaataattctattcaGCAGTACTTtgtaattatctattttttagaGCTTACGATGGTTTGACTCTGAGATAtgaatattactatttataaaaatataaaattaagaaaaaaaccaTGGCCTTGATGTAATCTTAACGCATGCAGCGTAGTTTCCAGCGGAGTCTCGAACTGGCATAACAAAACGCTCGCACCTTTGATCACATCAACAGCGGAATCCACGTGTTCCCGGTTCAACGATTCATTTGCGCCTAACACGATAACGATAGTGTTCTGTCCTGTGAATGTTATTCGAAAAGCACCGAGATTATTTCGCAGGAACGAAAATGCCAAAATCATTTTAACGAGAAATTCAATGTTAATGGCTCTATCGTTCATTTGTTTATGAATTAAAACTACTAAACATTTTTCcataattgtaatttcaaAACATTCTGaaggaatttaaaaaacttaagGATATAAGAACGTACCATCCTCAGCGACAGTAATGTGAGCAATACCGCTATGCTTATCTTTTTGTATCTTGACATGAGATGTATCTACATTTTccttctttaaaatttctaagtaCTCTTGTGCAAATGTGTCGCAACCTaactatgataaaaaaatcgtaatattaCATACTCCACAAAATGCAACAATGTGATCATAACTGATTAAAAAAACCACATGAATATTACTGAATAagaaatatgttgaaaaagtCAAATTAGATACAAAATCAATAAGTTAGATTGTTTGCTTAAAAGATAAATGCATACTGAGGCAACAAGTGCTGTAGATCCACCAAGTTTAGCAGATGCCACACATTGATTGGCACCTTTGCCAccatatttcttttcaaatttagTTCCAATTATTGTTTCGCCAGGTTTAGGCAATCGTGGAGAGAAACTAAAAAGTAACAACATTCAAAGAATGATACATAAAATctatattgattaaaactgCATTACAATCAGTGTGATCAGTAGATATGCTGTTAATCATCTATAAAGCAATATCAACTTCTATCATGTACAAGAAGCTTTAGCTTTACTCACCAAGTAAAATCAATCATACACGAACCAACAACAACTATTTTTTGTGTCATATTACActgttttttttacacagtTTTTCTCTGTATCTGCTAATAAATTCCAGACCACATTAACCAGACATTTGCAAATGTGTTACAACAGTGTGACTATTTCTGTACAGGATTACAGCAACTGATTGCAAGTAtcaaaatgtacataaaacaGATAACCCGCGTTCTTTATCATCTAACAGACCAATGAATTCACACAACtgttatcatttataaaaacaatttctttgCTCACCATTCGTATAACCCAATGTCTAccctataaatataaatgtgaacATTATAATGATGACAAAAATACATCAATCAAAACAAGAGGaattctacaaatatataaattaattcaaatcaCTTCTATTTGtggtaaaaaaaacatacgttATTTACTACAATGTTTTCCTCGGGAACaggttatttttttacatttattaaaatgaggTTATAGATAACTAAGGCTGTGGTCTACTTGACGTTACAAATGCTTCGAAGTgtcctttctctccttctctcttcatCAAAAGGAAGGAGAAAAAGGACGTTTCGAAGTATTTGTAGCGTCAAGTGGACCGCAGCCTCAGTCTATCGAATCTTTACATCTTGCACTAATAAAGGAGGATTTATTTGACGAtcactataaaaattttgcagaagACAAAATTCCCCACTGAAAAAATGCACTGAAAaacatgtttaaatatattttacatcgtCATACATTATGAAGACACTAGATGTGACCACGAGATGTGACTACGTGTGTAATTTAGTATGTTGTTCGATCCTATTGGTGTTGTGTTCCTAGTGAATAATTAAGGTCTGTTTGCGTAGCcgcataaacataaaacaaaaaaaaaacaacaattaattgatacaaagaatttatttaatatacacattCTTTGCACATTCTCATTAGATGTAATTGATCTTTTTTCTATGCAGACATTTATGTCTTTATCCAAATCCGTCTGAACTGGCTTTTATAGATCATTTAAATCGAAACTTTCAATTTCGATAAAAGACTGCTTTCAAACTAATATGTGTACAGATAATTTTGCCCATaagcattaatataaattaatattaattgctttTCAGGCAAGTATTAAATTAGTGCATTACTCGCAAGtaatagaaagataaaaatttccaCGAAACTAATtaagaaacaataaatatcGCGAAATCGTTAAAATAGCTATGGGCAATTTGCTATTTAGATTTGTACCAAGTAAGCTAAATCtcatttctataaaaatttcagaaaaatttattctcattTATTCTCATACGTTTATACtacgtaaattatattataagttaCAAATCGacgaattttaattcttaatttacatCAATGGTGATTATGTCAAGGATAATCGTGAAGGTTAATTTAATgacgtaaaattgtaaattgtaattgaatatttacgCGGATGCGCGTAAAACTTCCGCCCCTCcgctgcccccccccccccacccttGATATGGTAAACTCGATGTAGAGCGAAGTGGAATCACGTCTCTCTTCCGCCATTCTATATTTACGATTTTTACggaattgttataaaattgactgaacTTGTTCCAGGCCGTCCAAAAAAGCGACAAAACATGACGAGCCCGGTCGTAATTTCAGCCACGACTAAGCACACAGCAACGGTAAATATGCCATCGTCTTTTAGGTAGCATTTGCCTTTTTGGTTATATCTCTTGGTGATCATTGTAATTGATAACTGAATTACTCTCGTGATATAATTACTCTTGTTGCGACTTTTCTTTTGTGTGATTGTCTTGCATTGCCTCACTGGCCATCGTTCTAGTTTTCAATATCTACACTTGTTTTATTCTCTGCATGATTATTCGACTTTTTAGTCATAACTACATGtctgtaaaatattgcaattattatagcaagaatctataataaaactatCAGTTTTCTACTTTATTCTGTATTCAATGTTGatcttattttcaataatgtaTGCTTGTCAAAAACTTGTTTTAAAACagggatttaaaaaatcttaaataacattttaaaaatatttttgaatgcGATTAATGCATATCTTATTTTGTACTGAGAACTATTTATGTTtcagttaatatttttccatgGATTAGGTGATACAGGGTGAGTTCCCATTTATACAAGTgcaattttcaacatattaatATGATGTATGATTTTGTCAACACTTGAGATACATTTTTAGGCATGGCTGGGCTAGTTCCATGGCTGCTGTACGATCCCCTCATGTCAAAGTTATTTGTCCTACTGCGTatgtaattgttaatatattttaatactctaagaaaatgtaaatcatAAGTTAATGtagtcataattattttaatgtacgaaTCTTTAATTGTTTCAGGCCCACAATGCCAGTGACACTTAATGCAGGGTTCAGAATGCCTTCTTGGTAAGTTTATATTGTattctgtatttataaaataattattaagttaG
This DNA window, taken from Linepithema humile isolate Giens D197 chromosome 7, Lhum_UNIL_v1.0, whole genome shotgun sequence, encodes the following:
- the LOC105675781 gene encoding ribokinase: MTQKIVVVGSCMIDFTCFSPRLPKPGETIIGTKFEKKYGGKGANQCVASAKLGGSTALVASLGCDTFAQEYLEILKKENVDTSHVKIQKDKHSGIAHITVAEDGQNTIVIVLGANESLNREHVDSAVDVIKGASVLLCQFETPLETTLHALRLHQGHGLSIVNGAPAVENLDPEILKLCDIFCVNETEAEIMTGIQPVELSNVQQVADKLLAKGCNAIILTLGPLGAVYASKANRNVMLIPATEVQPVDTTGAGDAFLGAFAYFKAYHPQLSMDECIRRACVVATQSVLKFGTHASFPTISDLPADLFEDK